The following are encoded together in the Brassica napus cultivar Da-Ae chromosome A9, Da-Ae, whole genome shotgun sequence genome:
- the LOC106407522 gene encoding berberine bridge enzyme-like 8, producing the protein MKRSRTTLLALILFIVTIWESNSSLANSETFTQCLTSNSDPKHPISSAVIFSGNSSYSSVLEAYIRNLRFNTSTTPKPLLIIAATHESHVQAAITCGRRHNLQMKIRSGGHDYDGLSYVTYSGKPFFVLDMFNLRSVDVDLASKTAWVQSGAILGEVYYYIWEKSKTLAYPAGICPTVGVGGHISGGGYGNIMRKYGLTVDNTIDARMVDVNGNILDRKMMGEDLYWAINGGGGGSFGVVLAYKINLVEVPENVTVFRVSRTLEQNATEIVHQWQQVASVLPDELFIRVVIDVVNGTVSSKKTVRASFVGMFLGDASTLLSILNRRLPELGLVRSDCTETSWIQSVLFWTNIRVGTPETVLLQRNQTVNYLKRKSDYVREPISRTGLESIWKKMIELEIPTMAFNPYGGMMGRVPSTATPFPYRAGNLWKIQYGANWREDRLTNRYMELTRELYRFMTPFVSKNPRQSYFNYRDVDLGINSHDGVVRSYVEGERYGKKYFNGNFERLVKIKTRVDSGNFFRNEQSIPVKP; encoded by the exons ATGAAACGTTCAAGAACAACGTTGCtagctttgatcttattcattgtCACCATATGGGAATCAAACTCATCATTAGCAAATTCCGAGACTTTCACACAATGCCTAACGTCGAACTCCGACCCCAAACATCCCATCTCCTCTGCCGTGATCTTCTCCGGAAACAGCTCCTACTCCTCAGTACTAGAAGCCTACATCCGCAACCTCCGGTTCAACACCTCCACAACTCCCAAACCTCTGCTTATAATCGCCGCAACACACGAATCACACGTTCAAGCCGCAATTACTTGTGGCCGACGTCACAACCTTCAGATGAAAATCAGAAGCGGCGGCCACGACTACGACGGCTTGTCATACGTTACGTACTCTGGGAAGCCGTTCTTTGTCCTCGACATGTTTAATCTCAGGTCGGTTGATGTTGACCTAGCGAGTAAAACCGCGTGGGTCCAAAGCGGTGCCATTCTCGGAGAAGTTTATTACTATATATGGGAGAAAAGCAAAACCCTAGCTTATCCGGCAGGGATTTGTCCGACGGTTGGTGTTGGTGGCCATATTAGCGGCGGAGGGTACGGAAACATAATGAGAAAGTACGGTCTAACCGTCGATAATACTATCGATGCAAGAATGGTCGATGTCAATG gaaatattttggatagaaaAATGATGGGAGAGGATCTCTACTGGGCAATcaacggaggaggaggaggaagcttCGGCGTCGTTTTGGCCTACAAAATAAACCTCGTCGAAGTCCCTGAAAACGTCACCGTTTTTAGAGTCTCCCGGACGTTGGAACAAAACGCGACGGAGATCGTTCACCAGTGGCAACAAGTCGCTTCAGTGCTTCCCGACGAGCTCTTCATAAGAGTCGTCATTGACGTAGTAAACGGTACCGTTTCTTCTAAAAAGACCGTTAGGGCATCTTTCGTAGGTATGTTCCTCGGAGACGCATCAACGCTTCTGTCTATATTAAACCGGAGATTACCAGAACTGGGTCTGGTCCGATCAGACTGTACCGAGACGAGCTGGATCCAGTCAGTGCTTTTCTGGACGAATATCCGTGTTGGTACGCCGGAGACAGTTCTCCTCCAGAGGAACCAAACCGTTAATTATCTCAAGAGGAAGTCCGATTACGTCCGCGAGCCGATTTCAAGAACCGGTTTAGAATCTATATGGAAGAAGATGATCGAGCTTGAAATCCCAACGATGGCTTTCAATCCATACGGCGGCATGATGGGGAGGGTTCCGTCCACGGCTACTCCGTTCCCATACAGAGCAGGGAACCTCTGGAAGATTCAGTACGGTGCGAACTGGAGAGAAGATAGGTTGACGAACCGGTATATGGAGCTGACTAGGGAGCTGTACCGGTTCATGACTCCTTTTGTTTCCAAGAATCCGAGACAGTCGTATTTTAACTATCGGGATGTTGACTTGGGGATTAATTCTCACGACGGAGTTGTCCGGAGCTACGTGGAAGGTGAACGTTACGGGAAGAAATATTTCAACGGAAATTTCGAGAGGTTGGTGAAGATTAAGACGAGAGTTGATAGTGGGAACTTCTTCAGGAACGAACAGAGTATTCCTGTGAAACCAtag
- the LOC106363181 gene encoding uncharacterized protein LOC106363181, with amino-acid sequence MLNSDLHGKGSWMWRKLLKLRPLAYQFIRFEINDGQKAFFWFDDWLQMGRLIDITGAVGTCYLGVARNARVIDAVAQSRWNIRGQRSRHFHDLYESIQNIQVPQEDQGRDKVLWKHAEDTYKAQFSSVRTWDQIRVRKATVPWSKCVWFTQGVPRYSFIVWLAVKNRLSTGDRMRAWGIQQGCVMCGEWDETRDHVFFACPYTYSVWID; translated from the coding sequence ATGCTTAATTCGGACTTACATGGAAAGGGTTCTTGGATGTGGAGGAAATTATTAAAGCTGAGGCCTCTAGCTTATCAGTTTATTAGGTTTGAGATCAATGATGGACAAAAGGCTTTTTTCTGGTTTGATGATTGGCTGCAGATGGGCAGGCTTATTGACATTACTGGCGCTGTAGGTACTTGTTACCTTGGAGTAGCCCGGAATGCTCGAGTTATTGATGCAGTTGCTCAATCTCGCTGGAACATTCGAGGCCAGCGTAGTCGTCACTTTCATGATTTATATGAGAGTATCCAGAATATTCAGGTGCCGCAGGAAGATCAAGGGAGGGATAAGGTTCTTTGGAAACATGCAGAGGACACTTATAAAGCGCAGTTCTCTTCGGTTCGAACATGGGATCAGATACGTGTGAGAAAGGCCACTGTACCTTGGAGTAAATGTGTCTGGTTCACTCAAGGAGTCCCTAGATACTCCTTCATTGTCTGGCTGGCTGTTAAGAACAGACTTTCTACAGGAGATCGTATGCGGGCGTGGGGCATTCAGCAAGGGTGTGTGATGTGTGGTGAGTGGGATGAGACAAGGGATCACGTCTTCTTTGCTTGCCCTTACACATACTCTGTTTGGATAGACTAG